The Roseovarius sp. EL26 genome contains the following window.
TTGTAAACCGTCACACCCGCTGGTTTCACCCACCAGCCATTCGTTCCGGGCAAAGTGCTCAACCGCTCTGATTGCTGCTCGCCGCCCCAAATGTCCATATAGGCTTCCCATACGGTTGAATCGGTTTGGCTCACCTCTCGGTCCCAGACAAAGAACATCGTCTGTACATCCGGTATATCGGCTCTCAGATAAGGCCCAACCGCGTTTGTGGGCAAGCCAAAGTCAAATGCGGGACCGACGGCATCGCTCACCAGTGTTGGCGCGGGATCGGATCCTTCCTTCCAGTAGCGCACTCCATTTCCCGGCAGAATTTTCACCGCCTGCTGCCCTGTCCCGATAGAAATTCCAGCACAATAGGTGATGATATCGCGGGCATCGCCTTCCCGATTGACCGATTGCAGCACAGCAACTGCGACCTTTCGGCCATCCGGCAGGTCAGCCACAGCATGCAAGGTTTTACCCACCAATCCCGGCAATGCCCCACCTTTCAGCCCATAGATATCCGTATCCGCAACCATCCCAATCAAATGGCCAATAGTGTTGCTACCAGCATTAGGGCCTGCGGTGATGGTGTAGCTGTAACTTGAAGCTCCCCAAATCGCATCCATCCCAGAAGTCTGATGGGCGTAACGCGCCCATCCCGCTGCCGCATGTGCTGTGGTGACATGGTCGCTGTCTTTCGGTCCACCCAGCATTTCCCCCTCAAAATCAAACACGCCCGAGACACTTTCCATATGAAATCCGCTGATCCCATCCGCCTTAAGCGCAGCGGATAAATTCGTGATGAAGGCCTCAATAGCGACTTGCGGCGCAGCAGATGAACTTGATAGGATTTTACGGCCCAAAACCCGCGCCACACACCGCACCGCCGCATTCGCGCTTTCCAGCATGGCGATATACATCAGATCCCCCAGTGTCATCGTATCGCCTGCTGCAAGCGGTGGTGTGGTCTCTGCTCCCTCAAAATCACCAGCTTCCATCGTGACATTATCCGCCAGCGTGACGCCATATCCCGCCATGATCCGCAATGCATGCGCAATGACAGGGCTCTTGGTGATACTGGCCGGCGTCGCGGCAAACGAAGGCTCCTTCCAATAGAGGATCTCGCCACTGGCAACATCCATCGCACAGGCCGCCAATGCGTTGATGACCGGCGCTCCGTTTGGATCAGGATACCCCGCATCGCGGACATCGCGCGCCGCGGTAACCATGTTGCCGCCATCAACGGTCACAGCCGTATTGGCCTTGATCCACGAGGACAGCCCGGAAATGGTCGCAGGCGTAAAGACAGGCGCAGCGGTTGGTGTCGCCGCTTTGCTATCGCTGCCGGTTGATGCCCCGACACTATTGACGGCACGCAACTCTATATCCACCGATGTCCCGTTGCTCAGGCCCGAGATTGTAAAATCCCCGGTCCCGCCAGAGGTTACCCAGCTTCCGCCATCAAGGCGATATTCGATATCTGTAACCAATGCACCGCCACTTGCAGGCAAACTGCTGATTGTCACAGACAGATCGCCGCCTGTTGCCGGATCCAACAGTTCCCACATGCCAATGGCAAAGGCTTCAGGAGCCGTGATAACAACAGCCGTCTCGATTGTAAGAGAAAACCCGCTGTCAGCAGAGCCA
Protein-coding sequences here:
- a CDS encoding serine hydrolase, with the translated sequence MTRTEGIYAPRGAGVVTITTSEWRVDGVQAGTAANYTPIAGDVGKMFSYHEVVTETGGIAPGVISRSVVMGVVQAEPVPTPLAAGGLIDQTFTKDTGVQTYSVSGDFTNAGSGAWSLSVNPDPVNITINVSGVISFDTGALAVAAGSSVVATYTNVSGSADSGFSLTIETAVVITAPEAFAIGMWELLDPATGGDLSVTISSLPASGGALVTDIEYRLDGGSWVTSGGTGDFTISGLSNGTSVDIELRAVNSVGASTGSDSKAATPTAAPVFTPATISGLSSWIKANTAVTVDGGNMVTAARDVRDAGYPDPNGAPVINALAACAMDVASGEILYWKEPSFAATPASITKSPVIAHALRIMAGYGVTLADNVTMEAGDFEGAETTPPLAAGDTMTLGDLMYIAMLESANAAVRCVARVLGRKILSSSSAAPQVAIEAFITNLSAALKADGISGFHMESVSGVFDFEGEMLGGPKDSDHVTTAHAAAGWARYAHQTSGMDAIWGASSYSYTITAGPNAGSNTIGHLIGMVADTDIYGLKGGALPGLVGKTLHAVADLPDGRKVAVAVLQSVNREGDARDIITYCAGISIGTGQQAVKILPGNGVRYWKEGSDPAPTLVSDAVGPAFDFGLPTNAVGPYLRADIPDVQTMFFVWDREVSQTDSTVWEAYMDIWGGEQQSERLSTLPGTNGWWVKPAGVTVYKNGSPTDALLPFGRCVVAITDSDPDSIGVFGAGRVDEFRNLSGKVREIITYHEVLTAAQIQAVTDYLIAEYGIL